TGGCGTTTTAATTTTAATGCTACCTACGACTTTAATGTTCACAAAATCTCTTATATGAACTGTGCTGTAACCCGCGATTTGCATTGCTGGCAAATGTCATGTAATTTCATTCCGGTAGGGCCCTATAAATCCTACTCATTTACAATAGCCGTAAGTTCTTCGCTGTTACAAGACTTGAAATATGATAAACGCAGTACCTACCGCGACAATTTACAATGGTATTAAAAATATTAAGTTTCTGTCCTTTTGAACCCGAAATGTGAAGAATTTCAATTGTGAAGACCGTCCCATCCTTCGCCTAATTTTGTCATGGCGGGCGACGCCCCGCCATCTCCCAGCCTTAAAGCCACCTTTTGCTTATCGGAGATTCCGCGTCAAGCGCGGAATGACAGAAGTCAGTATGGGTAAGGGCACTTATTAGGCTTTTGTCATATCCTCACGGATTACCACTGAATAGGCTCTATTCCGTGAGCTATTAAATACTCATTGGCTTTGCTGAAATGTTTATTCCCGAAGAATCCGCGAAAAGCCGATAAGGGAGAAGGATGTGCCGACTTCAACACCAGATGTTTATTCGGATCGATAAAAGCACCTTTCCGTTGGGCATACGAGCCCCACAACATAAAGACTAAATGCTCCCGTTCTTCCGCCAAATGATGGACTACCGCATCTGTAAATTCTTCCCATCCTTTATTCTGATGAGAACCTGCTTGATGAGCACGTACCGTAAGAGTTGCATTCAGAAGCAAAACGCCTTGTTTTGCCCAACGGGTTAAATCACCACTTCGAGGGACAGGAATGCCTAAATCCGACTCTATTTCTTTGAAAATATTCACAAGTGAAGGAGGATACGGTGTACCATCCTGTACAGAAAAACTCAATCCGTGTGCCTGCCGTGGTTCGTGATAAGGATCTTGTCCTAAAATGACCACCTTTACCTTATCAAAAGGACACATATCAAACGCACGAAAGATAAAAGGGCCGGGAGGATAAACCGCAC
The genomic region above belongs to Parabacteroides pacaensis and contains:
- the ung gene encoding uracil-DNA glycosylase, whose product is MNVAIEESWKERLSGEFEKDYFQRLVSFVKDEYRKGAVYPPGPFIFRAFDMCPFDKVKVVILGQDPYHEPRQAHGLSFSVQDGTPYPPSLVNIFKEIESDLGIPVPRSGDLTRWAKQGVLLLNATLTVRAHQAGSHQNKGWEEFTDAVVHHLAEEREHLVFMLWGSYAQRKGAFIDPNKHLVLKSAHPSPLSAFRGFFGNKHFSKANEYLIAHGIEPIQW